The Nycticebus coucang isolate mNycCou1 chromosome 5, mNycCou1.pri, whole genome shotgun sequence genome window below encodes:
- the IVL gene encoding involucrin — protein MSQQHTLPVTLPPALSQELLGTLSPPAAAQQEQRKQPTPLPAMCQKVGSKLPGEVPSKHEEKDTAPVKGVLERECGQLLPQAPQEPELHLMKQQDPQEPELHLGKQREPEGPEPHVGNEQQRQEPQDPELHLGKQQQQEALEQELYPGKQQEPQDPELQLGKQQQQESQEQGLCLVKQQEPRESQEQRLHLGKEQVSQEQELQQQHQEQHKEHQKAEDLGQQCGREKAQREQQLEEQLDEGKTLLDQQLDQEAVKRDEQLGMKKEQLLDPLGQQEGQLEKPVFVPAPGQVQDIQPAQTAKGEALLPPEQPQEPEE, from the coding sequence ATGTCCCAACAGCACACACTGCCAGTGACTCTGCCCCCTGCCCTCAGTCAGGAGCTGCTTGGGACTCTTTCTCCTCCAGCTGCTGCCCAGCAGGAGCAAAGAAAGCAGCCAACTCCACTGCCTGCCATGTGCCAGAAGGTAGGCTCCAAGCTCCCTGGAGAGGTCCCCTCAAAGCATGAGGAGAAAGACACAGCTCCTGTAAAAGGGGTGCTTGAGCGAGAATGTGGGCAGCTGCTGCCGCAGGCACCACAGGAGCCTGAGCTGCATCTGATGAAGCAGCAGGACCCACAGGAGCCTGAGCTGCACCTGGGAAAACAACGAGAGCCAGAGGGGCCGGAACCGCATGTGGGCAACGAGCAGCAGCGTCAGGAACCTCAGGACCCGGAGCTGCATCTGggcaagcagcagcagcaggaggcacTGGAACAGGAACTGTATCCTGGAAAACAGCAGGAGCCCCAGGATCCGGAGCTGCAGCTGggcaagcagcagcagcaggagtcaCAGGAGCAGGGACTGTGTCTGGTAAAACAGCAGGAGCCCCGGGAATCTCAGGAGCAGAGACTGCACCTGGGGAAAGAGCAGGTGTCTCAGGAGCAGGAACTGCAGCAACAGCACCAGGAACAGCACAAGGAACATCAGAAAGCAGAAGACCTGGGGCAACAGTGTGGGCGGGAGAAAGCACAAAGGGAACAGCAGCTGGAGGAGCAGCTGGACGAAGGGAAGACGCTCCTGGACCAGCAACTGGATCAAGAGGCAGTGAAGAGAGATGAACAACTGGGAATGAAGAAGGAGCAGCTGCTGGACCCCCTGGGGCAGCAGGAGGGACAGCTGGAGAAGCCTGTGTTTGTCCCAGCTCCTGGCCAGGTTCAGGACATCCAGCCAGCCCAGACTGCAAAGGGAGAAGCCCTGCTCCCTCCAGAGCAGCCACAGGAGCCAGAGGAGTAG